Proteins from a genomic interval of Lolium perenne isolate Kyuss_39 chromosome 1, Kyuss_2.0, whole genome shotgun sequence:
- the LOC139832087 gene encoding uncharacterized protein — MLLYVAASNRAVSAVMVVKRKEEGKEQLVQHPVYYISEALTESKQRYLHYQKLVYSVFRAQRRLAPYFHEHPIKVVASTPLADIILNRDATGRIAKWAVELGAHNITYEPLHAIKSQALADFFVYWEEAQQPTTPADVKHWTLFFDGSKNLEGAGTGIILISPKGDTMRYVLQLQFEPCTNNVAEYEALLHDMRIPKEMGASRMRCFGDPT, encoded by the coding sequence ATGCTCCTCTACGTCGCCGCGTCAAATCGTGCCGTGAGTGCAGTCATGGTAGTAAAGCgcaaggaagaaggaaaggaGCAACTCGTGCAGCACCCAgtgtactacattagcgaggcacTCACCGAGTCGAAACAGCGCTACCTGCACTATCAGAAGCTGGTCTACTCCGTGTTCAGGGCCCAACGGCgactggccccttacttccacgagcaccccatcaaggtcgtCGCATCGAcgccactcgccgacatcatcctcAACCGAGATGCGActggaagaattgccaagtgggcGGTCGAACTCGGCGCCCACAACATCACGTATGAGCCTCTCCACGCGATCAAGTCCCAGGCGCTGGCTGATTTCTTTGTCTACTGGGAAGAAGCGCAGCAGCCAACCACCCCGGCGGACGTCAAGCATTGGACCCTcttctttgatggatccaagaacCTCGAAGGGGCCGGAACAGGGATCATCCTTATATCCCCGAAAGGAGACACTATGAGGTACGTCCTACAGCTTCAattcgagccctgcaccaacaacGTGGCTGAATACGAGGCACTCCTCCACGACATGCGGATCCCCAAGGAGATGGGCGCATCACGCATGCGCTGCTTTGGCGATCCGACCTAG
- the LOC127330792 gene encoding uncharacterized protein: MADFCEENGIRLDLASVAHPESNGQAERANQSILHGIKPRLEVPLEHAAGCWAEELPSVLWGIHTTPNRSTSYTPFFLIYGAEAVMPTDIHHDSPHVVNYSEEENKLARQDRVDLLDKDRELALSRTTIYQQGLRRYHSRHVRSLSFQEGNLVLRLIQDKKGMHKLSPPWEGSFDVSRVLGNDAYYLTDVRKDDDGNPLTREVERPWNVNLLCRFYT; encoded by the coding sequence ATGGCGGACTTCTGCGAAGAAAACGGGATCCGACTCGACCTCGCCTCAGTCGCCCATCCTGAGTCGAATGGCCAAGCAGAAAGGGCCAACCAGAGCATCCTCCATGGGATCAAGCCACGATTGGAGGTACCCCTGGAGCACGCCGCCGGATGCTGGGCGGAAGAACTACCATCTGTGCTCTGGGGCATACACACAACACCAAATAGATCGACGAGCTACACGCCTTTCTTCCTAATCTATGGAGCGGAAGCcgtcatgcccacggacatcCACCATGACTCGCCACACGTCGTGAACTACTCGGAAGAAGAAAACAAGCTCGCCCGTCAGGACAGAGTCGACCTCCTCGACAAGGACAGAGAActcgccctctccaggacgaCCATATACCAGCAAGGCCTCCGGCGCTATCACAGTCGCCACGTCCGCAGTCTTTCCTTCCAGGAAGGCAACCTCGTACTTAGGTTAATCCAGGACAAGAAGGGCATGCATAAGCTGTCTCCACCATGGGAGGGGTCATTCGACGTTAGCCGCGTGCTcggcaatgatgcctactacctcACGGACGTGCGCAAGGACGACGACGGCAACCCGCTCACCCGAGAGGTCGAGCGCCCCTGGAACGTCAATCTCCTTTGCCGTTTCTACACGTAA